The Elephas maximus indicus isolate mEleMax1 chromosome 19, mEleMax1 primary haplotype, whole genome shotgun sequence genome contains a region encoding:
- the RTN4RL1 gene encoding reticulon-4 receptor-like 1 encodes MLRKGCCVELLLLLLAGELPLGGGCPRDCVCYPSPMTVSCQAHNFAAIPEGIPEDSERVFLQNNRITLLQQGHFSPAMVTLWIYSNNITFIDPNTFEGFVHLEELDLGDNRQLRMLAPETFQGLVKLHALYLYKCGLSALPAGIFGGLHSLQYLYLQDNHIEYLQDDIFVDLVNLSHLFLHGNKLWSLGQDTFRGLVNLDRLLLHENQLQWVHHKAFHDLRRLTTLFLFNNSLSELQGDCLAPLEALEFLRLNGNPWDCGCRARSLWEWLRRFRGSSSAVPCMSPEVWHGQDLKLLRAEDFRNCTRPASPHQIKSHTLTTTDRAARKEHHLPHGPGRDKGHPHGHLPGSRPGYRKPGKNCTSHRNRNQISKVDTGKQAHELQDYAPDYQHKFSFGTMPTTRPKRKGKCARRTPIRAPSGVQQASSATSLGASLLAWILGLAVTLR; translated from the coding sequence GATGCTGTgtggagctgctgctgctgctgctggccggGGAGTTGCCCTTGGGCGGTGGCTGCCCACGGGACTGCGTGTGTTACCCGTCACCCATGACAGTCAGCTGTCAGGCGCACAACTTTGCTGCCATCCCCGAGGGCATCCCGGAAGACAGTGAGCGCGTCTTCCTGCAGAACAACCGCATCACCCTTCTCCAGCAGGGCCACTTCAGCCCCGCCATGGTCACCCTGTGGATCTACTCCAACAACATCACCTTCATCGACCCCAACACCTTTGAGGGCTTCGTGCACCTGGAGGAGCTGGACCTTGGTGATAACCGTCAGCTGCGGATGCTGGCGCCTGAGACCTTCCAGGGCCTGGTGAAGCTTCACGCCCTCTACCTCTACAAGTGTGGGCTCAGTGCCCTGCCGGCGGGCATCTTTGGTGGCCTGCACAGTCTGCAGTACCTCTATCTGCAGGACAACCACATTGAGTACCTCCAGGATGACATCTTTGTGGACCTGGTCAACCTCAGCCACCTGTTCCTCCACGGCAACAAGCTGTGGAGCCTGGGCCAGGACACCTTCCGGGGCCTGGTGAACCTGGACCGCCTGCTGCTGCATGAGAACCAGCTGCAGTGGGTGCACCACAAGGCTTTCCATGACCTCCGCAGGCTGACCACCCTCTTTCTCTTCAACAATAGCCTCTCCGAGCTGCAGGGCGACTGCCTGGCACCCCTGGAGGCCCTGGAATTCCTCCGCCTCAACGGGAACCCCTGGGACTGCGGCTGCCGGGCGAGATCCCTGTGGGAATGGCTGCGGAGGTTCCGAGGTTCCAGCTCCGCTGTCCCCTGCATGTCCCCCGAGGTGTGGCACGGCCAGGACCTGAAGCTGCTGAGGGCCGAGGACTTCCGGAACTGCACGAGGCCAGCGTCCCCACACCAGATCAAGTCGCACACGCTCACTACCACCGACAGGGCTGCCCGCAAGGAGCACCACCTGCCGCACGGCCCCGGCAGGGACAAGGGGCACCCACACGGCCATCTGCCTGGCTCCCGGCCGGGCTACAGGAAGCCAGGAAAGAACTGCACCAGCCACAGGAATCGCAACCAGATCTCGAAGGTGGACACCGGGAAGCAGGCCCATGAGCTGCAGGACTACGCCCCGGACTACCAGCACAAGTTCAGCTTTGGCACGATGCCCACCACACGGCCGAAGAGGAAGGGCAAGTGTGCCCGCAGGACCCCCATCCGTGCCCCCAGTGGGGTGCAGCAGGCCTCCTCAGCCACGTCCCTGGGAGCCTCGCTCCTGGCCTGGATACTGGGGCTGGCGGTCACTCTTCGCTGA